Proteins co-encoded in one Diaminobutyricimonas sp. LJ205 genomic window:
- the glgP gene encoding alpha-glucan family phosphorylase produces the protein MKAIRRFTVRTVLPERLAVLGELATNLRWSWHEHTRQLFSAMSPELWEASGRDPVKLLGAIEPTRLDALAADDGFVDRAHALHAELQRYLTEPRWYQSLENAPASIAYFSPEFGIAAAMPQYSGGLGILAGDHLKSASDLGVPIVAVGLFYRNGYFRQSISREGWQEESYPTLDPDGLPFTLLRNPDGTPAQVVLALPEGRALSARVWRVAVGRVTLLLLDTDIPSNDADLRSVTDRLYGGGSEHRLLQELLLGIGGVRAIRQFTALTGGQAPEVFHTNEGHAGFLGLERLSDLIGGGLSMDEAMQVVRAGTVFTTHTPVAAGIDRFETSLVERYFTTDLLPGVEVADVLALGAEDFDGGAEGTFNMAVMGLRLAQRANGVSKLHGAVSRGMFGALWPGFDPDDVPIGSITNGVHAPTWTDPLLLGLAESRLGAGDTTACDWQSAEISDADLWTVRGFMRAQLVSDARSRVAAAWRQQNPGVAEPSWMSELLDPDVLTIGFARRVPTYKRLTLMLQDEERLRSLLLHPDRPIQLVVAGKSHPADEEGKRLIQRLVDFAQDPEVRTRIVFLPNYDIGMAQVLYPGTDVWLNNPLRPLEACGTSGMKAALNGSLNLSILDGWWAEYYDEKNGWAIPTADAAGDAAERDAIEAQSLYDLIEFQIAPRFYDRTGSVPEHWVKAIRHSLATLSPELSADRMVREYVTALYLPAAASVRTMTADDYLPARDLAIWKRRVREAWPDVTVAHVESGGVEAPAQVGDALHVRAFVSLGSLEPDDVKVEVVYGRAVDEEKLTGIRRERLELAAREPGRPAVFTGTVPLDRAGSFGYNVRVVPNHPQLDTPAELGLIAVAD, from the coding sequence GTGAAGGCGATCCGTCGGTTTACTGTCCGCACCGTCCTGCCCGAGCGCCTCGCCGTCTTGGGGGAGCTCGCAACCAACCTGCGGTGGTCTTGGCATGAGCACACCCGCCAGTTGTTCTCGGCAATGTCCCCGGAACTCTGGGAGGCGTCCGGTCGCGACCCGGTCAAACTGCTCGGCGCCATCGAACCGACGCGTCTGGACGCATTGGCCGCCGACGACGGCTTCGTCGATCGGGCGCACGCCCTGCACGCGGAGCTGCAGCGCTACCTCACCGAACCACGCTGGTACCAGAGCCTTGAAAACGCGCCGGCGTCGATCGCGTACTTCTCGCCGGAGTTCGGCATCGCCGCGGCCATGCCGCAATACTCGGGTGGCCTCGGCATCCTCGCCGGCGACCATCTGAAAAGCGCCTCGGACCTTGGCGTCCCGATTGTCGCCGTCGGGTTGTTCTACCGCAACGGCTACTTCAGGCAATCGATCTCCCGCGAAGGCTGGCAGGAGGAGAGCTACCCGACCCTCGATCCCGACGGGTTGCCGTTCACCCTGCTGCGCAACCCCGACGGGACCCCGGCGCAGGTGGTGCTGGCACTGCCCGAGGGCCGCGCGCTGTCGGCGCGGGTCTGGCGCGTCGCGGTCGGCCGGGTCACCCTGCTGCTGCTCGACACCGACATCCCCTCCAACGACGCCGACCTGCGCAGCGTGACCGACCGGCTATACGGCGGCGGCAGCGAACATCGGCTGCTGCAGGAACTCCTGCTCGGAATCGGCGGGGTCCGCGCCATCCGCCAGTTCACCGCCCTGACCGGCGGGCAGGCGCCCGAGGTGTTCCACACCAACGAAGGTCACGCCGGATTCCTCGGACTGGAACGCCTGAGCGACCTGATCGGCGGCGGCCTGTCCATGGATGAGGCCATGCAGGTCGTGCGCGCCGGAACCGTGTTCACCACCCACACGCCGGTGGCGGCAGGGATCGACCGGTTCGAGACCTCGCTTGTCGAACGGTATTTCACCACCGACCTGCTGCCCGGAGTCGAGGTCGCCGACGTGCTCGCGCTCGGCGCCGAAGACTTCGACGGCGGCGCCGAAGGCACCTTCAACATGGCCGTGATGGGGCTTCGGCTGGCCCAGCGTGCCAACGGTGTGTCCAAGCTGCACGGCGCCGTCTCCCGCGGCATGTTCGGGGCACTCTGGCCCGGTTTCGACCCGGACGACGTGCCGATCGGCTCCATCACCAACGGCGTGCACGCTCCGACCTGGACCGACCCGCTGCTGCTCGGACTCGCCGAGTCCCGGCTCGGCGCCGGCGACACCACGGCGTGTGACTGGCAGTCGGCCGAGATCAGCGACGCAGACCTGTGGACGGTACGCGGCTTCATGCGCGCGCAATTGGTCTCCGACGCGCGCAGCCGGGTCGCGGCCGCGTGGCGCCAGCAGAACCCGGGGGTGGCCGAACCGTCGTGGATGAGTGAACTGCTCGATCCCGACGTCCTCACCATCGGCTTCGCGCGTCGCGTTCCCACCTACAAGCGGCTCACCCTGATGCTGCAGGACGAGGAACGATTGCGCTCACTCCTGCTGCACCCGGACCGGCCGATCCAGCTCGTCGTCGCCGGCAAGTCCCACCCGGCCGATGAGGAGGGCAAGCGCCTGATTCAACGGCTGGTCGACTTCGCGCAGGATCCCGAGGTGCGCACCCGGATCGTCTTCCTGCCGAACTACGACATCGGCATGGCGCAGGTGCTGTACCCGGGCACGGATGTCTGGCTGAACAATCCGCTGCGCCCGCTCGAGGCGTGTGGAACCTCGGGAATGAAGGCGGCTCTCAACGGGTCGCTGAACCTGTCCATCCTCGACGGCTGGTGGGCCGAGTACTACGACGAGAAGAACGGCTGGGCGATTCCGACGGCGGATGCCGCTGGCGATGCCGCCGAGCGTGACGCCATCGAGGCGCAGAGCCTGTACGACCTCATCGAGTTCCAGATCGCTCCCCGGTTCTACGACCGCACCGGGTCGGTGCCTGAGCACTGGGTGAAAGCCATCCGGCACAGCCTGGCGACGCTCTCGCCCGAGTTGTCTGCCGATCGGATGGTGCGCGAGTACGTCACCGCGCTGTACCTCCCGGCCGCGGCATCCGTCCGCACGATGACCGCCGATGACTACCTGCCGGCGCGGGACCTCGCGATCTGGAAACGGCGGGTTCGCGAGGCGTGGCCGGATGTCACGGTGGCCCACGTCGAATCCGGTGGAGTCGAGGCGCCCGCGCAGGTCGGCGACGCGCTGCACGTGCGCGCGTTCGTCTCGCTCGGGTCGCTGGAGCCCGATGACGTCAAGGTCGAGGTGGTCTACGGCCGGGCGGTCGACGAGGAGAAGCTCACCGGAATCCGGCGAGAACGACTCGAACTGGCCGCCCGCGAGCCGGGTCGCCCGGCGGTGTTCACCGGGACCGTGCCGCTCGATCGGGCGGGCAGCTTCGGCTACAACGTGCGGGTCGTGCCCAATCATCCGCAGCTCGACACTCCGGCCGAGCTGGGCCTGATCGCAGTCGCTGACTGA
- a CDS encoding alternate-type signal peptide domain-containing protein, whose protein sequence is MNKLVKGSIAGAAGIALLLGGASTFALWNAEATVAAGEISVGKMTVSADQTAQTWAYVAPAAVSGTAFNPATQKLVPGTTVVLTQPLRIDAEGANLKADFGFDLGKSDVTAFKNAGGTLQLRAYDGATEITTLTGLSAAQASAIDRATLTVIFPDTISGTTGQNVKLALTEVNFTIAQK, encoded by the coding sequence ATGAACAAGCTCGTCAAGGGATCCATCGCCGGCGCTGCAGGCATCGCGCTGCTCCTCGGAGGGGCGAGCACGTTTGCCCTCTGGAACGCAGAGGCCACCGTCGCCGCTGGCGAGATCAGCGTAGGAAAGATGACCGTTTCTGCCGACCAGACCGCTCAAACATGGGCGTACGTTGCACCCGCAGCGGTATCCGGCACTGCCTTCAATCCCGCGACTCAGAAGCTCGTCCCGGGCACGACGGTTGTCTTGACACAGCCGCTCAGAATCGATGCCGAGGGCGCGAACCTCAAAGCAGACTTCGGCTTCGACCTTGGTAAGAGTGATGTGACCGCGTTCAAGAACGCTGGTGGAACTCTTCAACTGCGCGCTTACGACGGCGCTACAGAGATCACGACTCTCACCGGATTGAGCGCGGCACAGGCTAGCGCGATCGATAGAGCGACACTGACTGTGATTTTCCCCGACACAATCTCGGGCACTACCGGCCAGAACGTGAAGCTCGCGCTGACCGAGGTCAATTTCACGATCGCACAGAAGTAA
- a CDS encoding RICIN domain-containing protein, translating into MGTSARSDGGRRVSRKAIAAVVSVLLVFGGSSAAYAVWTASTSTSASVKAATVSVSQSATNFSHAFSAVAPRIVGAITVTNTSSVSTAYTFLASSNKLTQLATYLRAWRWTVAQPSQCGEEIPASAVGYSWETLTGSLGTGESTVYCIGVEATAMGLADVSNQKLSVNFVSKVTASSWSASSGTHTAEFTTSLFAPTPTNSYTITNGDVCISIGGNGHNTPLSVTTLTKCTQNPERWRFTRIGMSDTFQIVSLSHDGRIWGLNGTATVQSQNANNDTSSGWKIQAHGTGGYQLINAVTGTCATRVPQSSETRIQLTVCDPANTAQSFVLSGV; encoded by the coding sequence TTGGGCACCTCAGCACGGTCAGACGGCGGTCGGCGCGTTTCCCGCAAGGCGATCGCGGCTGTTGTCAGCGTGCTGCTTGTTTTCGGCGGCTCCAGTGCGGCGTACGCGGTCTGGACAGCTTCCACGAGCACGTCTGCTTCTGTGAAAGCGGCAACTGTGTCCGTGTCTCAGTCCGCAACCAACTTCTCTCACGCGTTCTCGGCCGTTGCACCCCGCATCGTCGGTGCAATCACCGTGACTAACACCAGCTCGGTGTCGACCGCCTACACGTTTCTGGCCAGTTCGAACAAGTTGACGCAACTCGCAACCTATCTGCGCGCGTGGCGATGGACCGTCGCGCAGCCTTCACAATGCGGTGAGGAGATTCCCGCGTCCGCTGTCGGCTACAGCTGGGAGACTCTCACCGGAAGCCTTGGCACTGGTGAATCAACCGTCTATTGCATCGGTGTCGAGGCGACGGCGATGGGTCTCGCTGATGTTTCGAACCAGAAGCTCAGCGTCAACTTTGTCAGCAAGGTGACCGCCAGTTCTTGGTCGGCATCGAGTGGTACGCACACGGCGGAGTTCACGACATCCCTGTTCGCTCCCACCCCGACCAACAGCTACACGATCACTAACGGGGATGTGTGCATCTCCATCGGCGGCAATGGTCACAACACTCCTCTCTCCGTCACCACACTCACCAAATGCACCCAAAACCCTGAACGGTGGCGCTTCACCCGAATCGGGATGTCGGACACGTTCCAAATCGTCTCGCTTAGCCACGATGGCCGGATCTGGGGTTTGAATGGCACGGCCACCGTGCAGAGCCAAAACGCGAATAACGACACCTCGTCCGGCTGGAAGATCCAGGCGCATGGCACGGGCGGCTACCAGCTGATCAACGCCGTAACGGGTACCTGCGCGACGAGAGTGCCGCAAAGTTCGGAGACGCGCATTCAGCTGACGGTCTGCGACCCTGCGAATACCGCACAGAGTTTCGTGTTATCTGGTGTTTAG
- the ybaK gene encoding Cys-tRNA(Pro) deacylase, translating to MASTTATVALHAAGIPFTPHEYEHDPATSNFGMEAATALGLDPDRVFKTLLADVDGKLVVGVVPVTGKLDLKALAAAVGGKKAAMADPALAERRTGYVVGGISPVGQKMRHVTVIDETAELFDTVFVSGGRRGFDIEVAPADLVAVTGAVVADIAR from the coding sequence ATGGCATCGACCACGGCGACGGTCGCGCTGCACGCGGCGGGCATACCGTTCACGCCGCACGAGTACGAGCACGACCCTGCGACGTCCAACTTCGGCATGGAAGCCGCCACCGCGCTCGGGCTTGACCCGGACCGGGTGTTCAAGACACTCCTCGCCGACGTGGACGGAAAACTCGTCGTCGGGGTTGTGCCGGTGACGGGCAAACTCGACCTCAAGGCCCTCGCCGCAGCTGTGGGCGGCAAGAAGGCCGCGATGGCGGACCCGGCGCTGGCCGAACGCCGGACCGGTTACGTGGTCGGCGGGATCAGCCCGGTCGGGCAGAAGATGCGGCACGTGACGGTCATTGACGAGACCGCCGAGCTGTTCGACACGGTGTTCGTCAGTGGCGGGCGCCGCGGCTTCGACATCGAGGTCGCTCCGGCTGATCTGGTCGCGGTGACCGGGGCGGTCGTCGCCGACATCGCGCGGTAA
- a CDS encoding signal peptidase I, with product MGRRVVEPDTADQNSPVTPDATDLPTVDEPVTAKPTPSAAEPMTSRPTAADAQPTPADAKSAPAEAQAASAKAQANADAEPTLAKTRGILYYLGLGLSGGLFVLMLALAAAVIVVPAATGSVPLTVLTSSMEPTLPPGTLIVVQPVDTADIRIGDAITYQIESGKPEVVTHRVISITSSSDGGTTFVTQGDNNDAPDARPVVPDQVQGRVWYSVPWLGYVNNAVNGENRAWIVPVIAGGLFLYAGYMVASAVVDAAKKRPIGNRELPGE from the coding sequence ATGGGGCGACGAGTAGTCGAGCCGGACACGGCCGACCAGAATTCACCGGTGACGCCGGATGCAACGGACCTACCGACCGTCGACGAACCAGTGACCGCGAAGCCCACGCCGAGCGCAGCCGAACCCATGACCTCGCGTCCCACGGCGGCCGACGCACAGCCCACTCCGGCCGACGCCAAGTCCGCACCGGCTGAGGCCCAGGCAGCATCGGCCAAGGCCCAGGCCAATGCCGACGCCGAACCGACTTTGGCAAAGACCCGCGGCATCCTGTATTACCTCGGCTTGGGCCTGTCCGGTGGATTGTTCGTCCTGATGCTCGCGCTCGCCGCCGCGGTGATTGTCGTCCCCGCGGCGACCGGGTCCGTCCCACTGACCGTTCTGACGAGCTCGATGGAACCGACGCTGCCGCCGGGCACCCTCATCGTGGTGCAACCGGTGGACACCGCCGACATCCGCATCGGTGATGCGATCACCTACCAGATCGAATCCGGCAAGCCCGAAGTGGTCACCCACCGTGTCATTTCGATCACGTCGTCCTCGGACGGCGGCACGACCTTCGTCACGCAGGGCGACAACAACGACGCTCCCGACGCGCGTCCGGTCGTGCCCGACCAGGTGCAGGGTCGCGTCTGGTACAGCGTGCCGTGGCTGGGATATGTCAACAACGCCGTGAATGGTGAGAACCGCGCCTGGATCGTCCCGGTGATCGCCGGCGGACTGTTCCTGTACGCCGGGTACATGGTCGCCAGCGCCGTGGTGGATGCCGCCAAGAAGCGCCCAATCGGTAACCGTGAGTTGCCAGGCGAGTAA
- a CDS encoding TasA family protein has translation MEGDAMLSIRVPKRPKARTLLLAAVATAVGLALVPTGGTYALWSDAETVTPGAITSGSMTLMIDKPALNTGAWSNLLPGESATETFVVTNAGTVAASLSASLTVAAPVPEIASHMTLRLTHLSEGELCKPGRTGGMETVLTSTGAVAIAEMPANTPMTFCAEVRLNADAPITVQGQTASFAINLTATQR, from the coding sequence GTGGAAGGCGACGCCATGCTCAGCATTCGCGTACCCAAGCGGCCGAAGGCTCGCACGCTCCTCCTGGCTGCCGTAGCAACCGCAGTAGGTCTCGCCCTCGTCCCAACCGGCGGCACTTACGCGCTCTGGAGCGACGCAGAAACCGTCACCCCCGGTGCGATCACGTCCGGCTCGATGACACTCATGATCGACAAGCCAGCGCTCAACACCGGCGCCTGGTCCAACCTCTTGCCTGGCGAGTCGGCGACTGAGACGTTTGTCGTCACCAACGCCGGGACGGTCGCAGCCTCCCTGTCGGCGTCGCTCACCGTCGCCGCGCCGGTCCCGGAGATCGCCTCGCACATGACGTTGCGCCTCACCCATCTCTCGGAAGGCGAGCTTTGCAAGCCGGGACGGACGGGCGGCATGGAGACTGTTCTCACGTCCACCGGCGCCGTGGCTATCGCCGAGATGCCAGCGAATACGCCGATGACGTTCTGTGCCGAAGTCCGGCTCAATGCCGACGCTCCCATCACCGTCCAGGGGCAGACCGCCTCATTCGCGATCAACCTGACTGCAACGCAGAGGTAA